TCTTCCTCTCCCTTTTCGCAAATCCCCGGCGCCGGCGCCCGCCGTCCCACCAAGCACCACccgtccaccaccaccaccgcctccctctccctctccaccCGCGCGTGCCACCTCCCCCAGCGCCCCGTCCCCCTCGCCGTCTCCTCCGGCGGACGGGGTCGGCCCCGCAGCGCTGAAGCGAGGCGATGTGTACCTGGGGCGGCAGCTTGTGGCCGCGGCCGCGATGGGCGCCCGCACGCGCGCGCCAGAGGAGGACGCCGAGAGGCGCCGCTGCGGCAAGGAGAAGCGGAGGGCCCAGGCCAAGAAGACGCCCTCCGGCGTCGCCTGCTGCTACGGCGGCGGTGCCCCGCTGCGCACCATCGAGGAGGGGTCCCCCGGCCATGTTGAGCCCGCCACCTACGACCTGGTAGGCAGGCGCATCCACGGGCTCAGCTCGCTGCCATTTTCAGTGTGTTCATCGGCTTATCAGAGCATGGACTAACATGACATGATGTGGGAGGAGTAAAAAAAAGTTTTCTTTCGCCCGTCGTCGCTGTCGGCAGGGAAAATTCGATGCCAAATCACACCTGATGGCTGATGTAGTGTCTGCACTAGGAAATGAAATTCTAAAGTGACGATTTGTTTATCTTGACTGTATGATTGCTGGACATGACAACATTGTCTTGTTTGTATCATGTGTGAGCAGAAGAAGAGGCACAACCAACTGAAGACCGTGCTATGCGGGCGGTGCAAGCTGCTGTCGCACGGAAGGTGTTTGACAAAATGACCAAGTAAGGTAAGAGTGGCTTTCATAGTTCTAGTACTACTTGGTGTTTTTGTTTCTCTCTGTAATGTACTAATGTGAGTCTAACATTTCCCTAAAGAAAGAAAGCTTCAACTTCACTGTGGCACTCACCACTAACTACCTATCTTGTCCTGTCACATAACTGAATATAGGGTCAGTTGATGCCAAAGTGATTAAACAGTTAGAATACAGCTGCATTGTAGTGAAAAACACACTAATTTGATATGCAGTTTATGTTTTTTTGCATTACACGACCTTAAGATTTTAATTCAAAAGTAAAAGTCAGTTTCAATTACAGGAAGTATCACACAATGACGTGCATAATTGTCCACGACACCATACATATGAAAATAAGCAATAGGTCAGTAAAAGAATACAAGGCCGTAGTCTAGTCAATTTTAGACAAGACAAGAAGCAAATCTAATTTTAACACTGTTGGTAcagggagagagagaaagagatgtTTCCTATGGATCAAGAGCTGCTTAGAGCTCGCTCTGGGAAAGGGCACAGTCCCATGTAGCAATTTCCTTCCCAATGGTACTCATGAAGCCTACTGCCTTTTTTTAAGAAAAAGAAGCAAGCACGATGGATAGATCAGATTATCAAGGGAACAATGATCCCTTTGCCAATATATGCTTCCAATGGATAGATGGATACGATACTACTAATCAAAAAGAGAATGAGAGAGCACATTAGTTTGATATGACAAAACCAGTCCTGGATATGGTCATGGAACTATGTTTTGACTATAGCAGGGAAAGTAGTAGCCACTCCTCTTTGTACGGGACATAGAGTTTCAGTATTTTTTACAAAAAATATCATGGACACTAAGGCAAGTATTGAAGATGCTTTTCTGAAATTCATCTACATAAACTTCAGACCTGTAGATGGGAGTTAATTTTAGTGATCTGAATTAAACTGTCCTTTGTAAATTTTGCAATGGAGTTGGACTGCCCTTTGTTATCCTTATCTAGAACAAGTTAGAACCATGATACATAAGAAATCGTGCTCTAGGATTTTGTCATGTGGTTTGTACTGAAACTTACAAGTCAGAACCATGATACCTAAGAAATTATGCTCTATGCTTAGGGGATTGGGGGAGGGATGCGGCGAGAGAGACGGTATTGGGGGAGGCCATGAGCAGGTGACATGAGTTAGGGGAGAAGGATCGAGGGGGGAGATCTGTTATCTGCAACTTTGCTGGCCCACTTGACAGGACGGAGGGAGAAGAGGTGAGGGCTATTAGAAGTGAACGGACGAccactgatacatctccaacgtatctataatttttattgctccatgctatattatctactgttttggacattattgggctttattattcacttttatattatttttggaactaacctattaaccggaggcccaacccagaattgttgtttttttgcctatttcagagtttcgcagaaaaagaatatcaaacggagtccaaacggaatgaaaccttcgggagcgtgatttttggaacaaacatgatccaggagacttggaccctacgtaagagaagcttctaggaggccacgaggtagggggcgcgcctacccccagggcgcaccctccaccctcgtgggccccctgttgctccaccgacatacttcttcctcctatatttatacctacgtacccccaaatgatcagatacggagccaaaaacctaattccaccgccgcaaccttctgtacccacgagatcccatttTGGGGCCTGTTTCgaagctccgctggagggggcatccatcacggagggcttctacatcatcaccatagcctctccgatgaagtgtgagaagtttaccttagaccttcgggtccatagttattagctagatggcttcttctctctttttggatctcaatacaatgttctccccctctcttgtggagatctattcgatgtaatcttcttttgcggtgtgtttgttgagaccgatgaattgtgggtttatgatcaagtttatctatgaacaatatttgaatcttctctgaattcttttatgtatgattggttatatttgcaagtctcttcgaattattagtttggtttggcctactagattgatctttcttgcaatgggagaagtgcttagctttgggttcaatcttgcggtgtcctttcccagtgacagtaggggcagcaaggcacgtattgtattgttgccatcgaggataacaagatgtttttttatcatattgcattaatttattcctctacatcatgtcatcttgcttaaggcgttactctgttttcatgaacttaatactctagatgcatgctggatagcggtcgatgagtggagtaatagtagtagatgcaggcaggagtcggtctacttgtctcggacgtgatgcctatatacatgatcatacctagatattctcataactatgctcaattctgtcaattgctcaacagtaattcgttcacccaccgtaaactacttatgctcttgagagaagccactagtgaaacctacggcccccgggtctatattcatcatattaatcttccaacacttagttatttcctttgctttttacgttgcttttattttactttgcatctttatcataaaaataccaaaaatattatcctatcatatctatcatatctcactctcgtaagtgaccgtgaagggattcgcaaccccttatcgtgttggttgcgaggatttatttgttttgtgtaggtgcgagggactcgcgcgtagcctcctactggattgataccttggttctcaaaaacagagggaaatacttacgctactttgctgcatcaccctttcctcttcaagggaaaaccaacgcagtgctcaagaggtagcaagaaggatttctagcgccgttgccggggaggcttacgcaaggtcaagtcaagatttggactcccgacaacgagccatttctggtgccgttgccggggaggtctacgcaaaagtcaacataccaagtacccatcacaaactcttatctcccgcattacattctttgccatttgcctctcgttttcctctcccccacttcacccttgctgttttattcgccctctctttttcgttcgcctcttttcgcttgctttttgtttgctcgtgtgttggattgcttgtttgtcacgatggctcaagataataccaaattgtgtgactttaccaataccaacaataatgatttccttagcactccgattgctcctcttaccgatactgaatcttgtgaaatcaatgctgctttgttgaatcttgtcatgaaagatcaattcaccggccttcctagtgaatatgccgctactcatctaaatagcttcgttgatttgtgtgatatgcaaaagaagaaagatgttgataatgatatttttaaattgaagctatttcctttttcgcttagagatcgtgctaaagcttggttttcgtctttgcctaaaaatagtattgattcttggaacaagtgcaaagatgcttttatctctaagtattttcctcccgctaagatcatctctcttagaaacgatattatgaattttaagcaacttgatcatgaacatgttgcacaagcttgggagaggatgaagttaatgatacgtaattgccctactcatggtttgaatttgtggatgattatacaaattttttatgccggattgaattttgcttctagaaatcttttagattcggccgcgggaggcacttttatggaaatcactttaggagaagctactaaactcctagataatattatggttaattattctcaatggcacactgaaagatctactaataaaaaagtgcatgcgatagaagaaattaatgttttgagtggaaagatggatgaacttatcaaattatttgctagtaagagtgtttcttctgatcctaatgatatgcctttgtccactttgattgagaataataatgaatctttggatgtgaattttgttggtaggaataattttggtaacaacgcgtatagaggaaactttaatcctaggccttatcctagcaattcctctaataattatggtaattcctacaacaactcttatggaaattttaataagatgccctctgaatttgagactagtgttaaagagtttatgaattcgcaaaagaatttcaatgctttgcttgaagagaaatttcttaaagttgatgaattggctaggaacgttgatagaatttctcttgatgttgattctttaaagcttagatctattcctcctaagcatgatattatgagtctctcaaagccatgagaatttccattgataattgcaaagaaagaaccgctaggatgcgtgctaagaaagattgctttatgaaagcgtgttcttcaaatttctatgaagatgaagatctaaaagttattgatgtgtcccctataaaatatttgttttgcaatatgaatcttgataatgatgggactgaatatgatccacctttacctagaaggcgttccaaaaattcggagtttttagatcttgatgctaaatttgataaaagtgggtttgaagaaatcaaaaccctagatgctaataaacccactattttgggtttcatggaatttcattatgaaaattgctctttgattgattgtatttccttgttgcaatccgtgctaaattctcctgatgcttatagtcaaaataaagcgtttactaaacatatcgttgatgccttgatgcaatcttatgaagaaaagcttgagttggaagtttctatccctacaaaactttatgatgagtgggaaccaactattagaattaagattaaggatcatgagttctatgctttatgtgatttgggtgctagtgtttccactattcccaaaactttgtgcgatttgctagatttccgtgattttgatgattgctctctaaacttgcaccttgcggatttcactattaagaaacctatgggaagaattaatgatgttcttattgttgcaaataggaattatgtgcccgtatattttatcgttcttgatatagattgcaatccttcatgtcctattattcttggtagacctttccttagaacggttGGTGCAATTATttatatgaaggaagggaatattagattccaatttccattaaagaaaggcatgaaacacttccctaggaagaaaataaaattaccatatgaatctatcatgagagccacttatggattgcctaccaaagatggcaatacctagatctatccttgcttttatgcctagctaggggcgttaaacgatagcgcttgttgggaggcaacccaattttatttttagtttttttccttttgcttctgtttaggaataaatctttgatctagcctctgtttagatgtgtttttatgttttaattagtgtttgtgccaagttaaacctataggatcttcttggatgatagttatttgatcttgctgtaatttccagaaactttctgttcacgaaaacaattgttaaaaatcacaagaacgtgataaaatactgattccaattgctgctgatcaataaaacaATTGCCTAAGTCGTCCTATTTTAGCTggttttttggagttccagaagtttgcgttagttacagattactacagactgttctgtttttgacagattctgtttttcgtgtgttgtttgcttattttgatgaatctatggctaataaaatagtttataaacaaTATAGAAGTTtcaatacagtaggtttaacaccaatataaataaataatgagttcattacagtaccttgaactggtcttttgttttctttcgctaacggagctcacgagattttctgttgagttttgtgttgtgaagttttctagttttgggtgaaaagatttgatggattatggaacaaggagtggcaagagcctaagcttggggatgcccatggcacccctaggataatctaaggacaccaaaaagccaaagcttggggatgccccagaaggcatcccctctttcgtctacttccatcggtaactttacttggagctatattattattcaccacatgatatgtgttttgcttggaacgtcttgtatgatttgagtctttgctttttattttaccacaatcatccttgctgtacaaaccttttgagagagccgtacatgattcggaaattattagaatactctatgtgcttcacttatatcttttgagttatatagttgtgctctagtacttcacttatatcttttagagcacggtggtggatttgttttatagaaactattgatctctcatgcttcacttagatcattttgagagtcttaaatagcatgttaatttgcttaaataatcctaatatgctaggtattcaagatttgtaaaaactttcttatgagtgtgttgaatactaagagaagtttgatacttgatgattgttttgagatatggaggtagtgatattaaagttgtgctagttgagtagttttgaatttgagaaatgcttgtgttgaagtttgcaagtcccgtagcatgcacatatggtaaacgttatgtaacaaatttgaaacatgaggagttcttcgattgtcctccttatgagtcgcggtcggggacgagcgatggtcttttcctaccaatctatccccctaggagcatgcgcgtagtgcttggttcttgatgacttgtagatttttgcaataagtatgtgagttctttatgactaatgttgagtccatggattatacgcactctcacctttccatcattgctagcctcttcggtaccatgcattgccctttctcacattgagagttggtgcaaa
The Aegilops tauschii subsp. strangulata cultivar AL8/78 chromosome 3, Aet v6.0, whole genome shotgun sequence genome window above contains:
- the LOC109739500 gene encoding putative nitric oxide synthase — encoded protein: MGARTRAPEEDAERRRCGKEKRRAQAKKTPSGVACCYGGGAPLRTIEEGSPGHVEPATYDLKKRHNQLKTVLCGRCKLLSHGRCLTK